CTCCAGCGGCCTGTTCCTGGCCGGCGCGGGCCCGGTCACGAGGGGGGAGCCTCGCCGCCACGACCCTCGTCTCCACCGTGATCGCCGCCCGGCACCGGCACGGACGACGGACCGAAACGTGACGCTGCGGCGGATGGCGCCCCCGGCAGGACTCGAACCTGCGGCCAAGCGCTTAGAAGGCGCCTGCTCTATCCACTGAGCTACGGGGGCCTGGTGCGGGACAAGGATAGAGCTCCCCGTTCCTTGGCCCTGTCGCTTCGCCTCCGTGGCTCGATGTGGAGGTTCGGTGAAGCAGTCCTGATAATCGCAGGCAGGTACGAATCGTGCATCACTTTTGGCCACCCGACGGCCCGGGTGTTGTGCACTCGTTATGCCTGGCCCGCGCCCGTGTCCCGGTCATCCCTTCCGCCCGTTGTGTTCCGTCGGCGCGCAGACATGTCCATATGCTTCAGAATTCCCCTAAAATTGGGCATTCTTCGCATGTGGTGACCTTGGACGTACGGCCTCAGCTGCTCGACACACTCTCCGCTCTGCGCGACCGTGTTGCCGCCGCACGCTTTCCGCTGCCCCTGGCCGGGGCCCCACGCGCGCGTGCCAACCGCGACGAACTCCTCGCACAGCTCGACGACTACCTGGTCCCGCGGCTGCGGGCCCCCGAGGCACCGCTGCTGGCGGTCGTGGGCGGCTCCACCGGCGCCGGGAAGTCGACCCTCGTCAACTCGCTGGTGGGACGGCGGGTCAGCGAGGCCGGCGTGCTCAGACCGACCACCCGCACACCGGTCCTGGTCTGCCATCCGGAGGACCATCACTGGTTCAGCGGCGTACGGGTGCTCCCCGACCTCACGCGCGTGTGGGTGCCCCACCAGGAGCAGGGCGACGACTTCCTGGCCCCCGGCGAGGATCCCGGGCGCATGCTGCGCCTGGAGACCGCCGACAGCCTCCCGCCCGGGCTCGCCCTGCTCGACGCCCCCGACGTCGACTCCCTGATCGCCGACAACCGCGTCCTCGCCGCCGAGCTGATCTGCGCCGCCGACATCTGGATCATGGTCACCACGGCCGCCCGCTACGCCGACGCCGTTCCCTGGCACCTGCTGCGCACCGCCAAGGAGTACGACGCCACCTTGGTGACCGTCCTGGACCGGGTGCCCCACACCGTCCTGTCGGAGGTGTCGCGGCAGTACGGCGCCCTGCTCACCAAGGCCGGCCTCGGCGACGTGCCCCGCTTCACCGTGCCCGAGCTGCCCGAGTCGGCCTGGGGCGGCGGCCTGCTGCCCGCGACCGCCGTGGCGGCCCTGCGGACCTGGCTGGTCCAGCACGCCCAGGACCCGGCCGCCCGGCAGCGCGTCATGGCCCGCACGGCGCACGGCGTCCTCGACTCGCTGAAGTCGCGCATGCCCGAACTGGCCGGCGCCGCCGCCGCCCAGTACGCGGCCGCCCTGCGGCTGACCTCCGCCGTCGAGAGCGCCTACGACGGCGAGCACGCGCGGGCGCGGGCCCGGCTGCGGTCCGGGGCCGTGCTCGCCGGCGACGCCCTCAAACGCTGGCGGGCCTTCCCGCTGGACTGCACCGCCGGCGAACTGCTCGACGCGTTGGTGGAGAGCCTGGCCGCGCTGCTGCTGTGCGCCGTCACGGCCGCCGACGAACGCGTGGACGAGTCCTGGCGGCGCGAGCCCGCCGCCGACGCCCCGGGACTGGCCCGGGACCCGTCCGTGGAGGGCGCCGAGCACCGCATCGGGCTCGCGGTCCGGCGCTGGCGGCGCGAGCTGGAGGAGTACGCCGAGGACGAGGTGCGCGAGCTGGAACGCGCGGTCGCGCCCGACGCCGAGGCCGTCGCCGCCCTGGTCGCCACCGCGCTGCTGGGCGGACGCCGGGGACGCGCCGCGGGCGAGGGGCTGGCCGGACGGATCGGCGCCCACGGCGCGCTGCGGCTGCGCGACCGGGCCGAACGGCTGCTCACCGAGCGCGTCGACCGGGTCATGCACCGCGAACGCGAGCGGCGCCTCGCCCCGCTCGACGCCCTGGACGTGCACCCCGAGCCCCAGGCCGAACTCATCGCCGCGCTGTCCGTACTGCAGAAGGAGAGGTGACCGGTGACCGCCGTCACTGACCAGGACCACACGGACCACAGGACTCCCGCCGATCACATGAATCACGCCGATCAGTCCGATGCCCCCGGGGAGGCGCAGTCCGGCCGGGGCGAGGGGGTCAGCGGCCGCTCCCCGGGCACGGAGAGGGCCGCCGGCGGCCACCCCGCGGCGGACGGCGCCGACGGGGCAGGCGGTGCACGGGGTTCCGGGGACCCGGTAGGCGGTCCGTACGGCTCCGGGGACCCGGGAGATGGTCCGCGCGGCTCCGGTGGCACGCCGGCCGGTCCTGCCGGCTCCACCGTCCAGGGCGGCGGCTCCCGCGCTGCCGCCGTCGCCTCCTCCCCCGGCTCCGGCGGCACGGACGGCACCCCCTCCTGCTCCGGTGGCCCCGGCACCTCCCTCGGCGCCCCCCGCGGCTCCGCCTCCTCCTCCGGGGGCTCCTGCGGTTCCGACGTCCTCTCCGGCCCTCGCCGCTCCGACGCTCACTCCGGTTCCGGCGGCTCCGGCGGTTCCGCCGCCCCCGGTGGCCCCGGTGGCCCCGGTGGCCCCGGTGGCCCCGGCCAAGAGGCTCAAGAGGCTGTGGAGAAGGACCCCGCCCCGCAGCGCGGCCCCCGGACCGGCGCGGGCCCCGGGGGTGACGGCGCGGCGAGGGCCGGGGCCGGGCCGCGGGCCGCGTCCACGACCGAAGCCGAGGACCGGGCGGACGGGACGGACGCCGGGCGACGGCACGCGCGGGGGAAGGAACCCGAGGGCGACGGGGGCGCACGGACCCGCCCCGAGGACGGCAAGGCACCCGCCAACGGTCCCGGCCCCGGTCCCGCCCATGGCCCGGGCCCCGGCGCCGAACCGGACCCCGACGCCGCCGGCGCCTGGGACGACGGTCTCATCGCCCGGCGCGTGACGGAGGCCAACGCCGCCGCCCTCGCCGCCGAGCGCGCCGCCGCCCCGCAGCGCCCGGCCCGTGGCAAGGGCAGCCGCAACCCCGCCCCGCTGGCCTACGACGGGCCCCTGCGCTCCCGCCTGGACGCCCTGCGCGAACTGGTCGGCCTCTCCCGCCCCCGCCTGGACGGCGCCACCCTCGCCGAGGCGAGCCGCGTCCTGGACGAGGCCGCCGCCCGCCGCAAGCTCTCCGGCCGCCACACCGTCGTCGCCATCGCGGGCGCCACCGGCAGCGGCAAGTCGCAGTTGTTCAACGCGCTCGCCGGTGTGCCGATCTCGGAGACCGGCGTGCGGCGCCCGACCACCTCGGCGCCCATCGCGTGCAGTTGGAGCGACGGCGCCGCCGGACTCATCGACCGGCTCGGCATCCCGGGCCGGCTGCGCCGGCGGCCGCTGCAGAGCCCCGAGGCCGAGGAGCAGCTGCGCGGGCTGGTCCTGGTCGACCTGCCCGACCACGACTCGGCGGCCGTGCAGCACCGGGAACAGGTGGACCGGGTGCTGAAGCTGGTCGACGCGGTCATCTGGGTGGTCGACCCCGAGAAGTACGCCGACGCCGTCCTCCACGAGCGCTACCTGCGGCCCATGGCCGGCCACGCGGAGGTCATGTTCGTCGTCCTCAACCAGGTCGACCGGCTGCCCGGCGAGGCCGCCGACCAGGTCCTCGACGACCTGCGCCGGCTGCTGGACGAGGACGGCGTCGCGCTCGGCGAGTTCGGCGAACCGGGTGCCATCGTGCTCTCCCTGTCCGCGCTCACCGGCCAGGGCGTGGACGACCTGCGCGAATCGCTGAGCGAGTTCGTGGCCGAGCGCGGTGCGGCGGCCCGCCGGGTCGCGGCCGACGTGGACGCCGCCGCGGCCCGGCTGCGTCCCGTCTACGCCACGGGCCGGCGCGTCGGGCTCAGCGAGGAGGCGCGGGAGGAGTTCGCCGCCCGCCTCGCCGACGCGGTGGGAGCCACCGCCGCCGGGGAGGCCGCCGAACGCGCCTGGCTGCGCAACGCCAACCGTGCCTGCGGAACGCCCTGGCTGCGGCTGTTGCGCTGGTACCAGAAACGCGGCGGCTCCCCGACGGGCCGCGTCCCGGTGCGCACCCAGGTCGACGAGGAGGCCACGGCGCGCCAGCGCGTCGAACAGGCGGTCCGCACGGTCTCCGACCGGGCCTCGGCCGGACTGCCCGCGCCCTGGGCGCAGGCGGTGCGCGAGGCCGCGGTGCGCGGCTCGCAGGGACTGTCCGAGGCGCTGGACGAGCTGGCGTCGCGGACCGGACTGCCGCCGGGTCGGCCGCCGAGGCCCGGGTGGTGGCCGGCGGCCGTGCTGGTCCAGGCGTCGATGACGCTGCTGCAGATCGTGGGCGGTCTGTGGCTGGTGGGCCAGATCGCCGGTGTCATGGCGCCCAACCTGGGGGTGCCGGTCCTGCTGATGCTGTGCGGGATCGTGGGCGGGCCGCTGGTGGAGTGGGGTTGCCGGATGGCCGCGCGGGGGCCCGCGCGGCGGTACGGGCAGGAGGCGGAGCGCCGGCTGCGGGAGGCGGCCGCGAGCTGCGGGCGGGCCCGGGTGCTGGATCCGGTGGCGTCGGAGCTGCTGCGGTACCGGGAGGTGCGGGAGCGGTACGGGCGGGTCGCGCGGAGCGGGATCGGGGTGGGCTGAGGACCCGGCCGGTGACGGGCGCGCGGGCCGTGACGGACGCGCGGCCGTGACGGCGACACGGGTCATGAGGGGCACAGGCGGCGGGGCCCCGGATGGGCGGGGCACCGATGCCGGTGGGGCGACGGGCGCCGCCGGCGTCGGCGGCGGGCCGGACCATCCGCTGGGGTGACGGGATTTTCCACAGGCGGGCGGTGGTCCACAGCGCTCGGCGGGCCCGGCCCGGCCGGTGCAGTCTGGTTCCACGGCGATCGCGTGCCGCGCCCGAACGAGCGTGAGGGCGGGCTGAGTCGGCGGTCGGTGGAGCGTGCGGGCGCGAACGGCAGTCGTGGGCGCCCGCACGGCAGGCGCAGCCGTACGGGAGGGGCCCGTACGCGTGTCCGCCCGGCCGGAGGCGGCCGGGTGAGGGAGGGGTTCGCGATGAACGAGACCGTGGTGTGCGTGGTGGGCAACGTGGCGACGTCACCGGTGTACCGGGAGCCGGCGTCGGGTCCGTCGGCGCGGTTCCGGCTGGCGGTGACCGCACGCTACTGGGACCGGGAGAAGGGCGCCTGGACGGACGGCCACACCAACTTCTTCACGGTGTGGGCCAACCGCCAGCTCGCCCTCAACGTGGCGGCGTCGGTGGAGGTCGGGCAGCCCGTCGTCGTCCAGGGCCGGCTGAAGGTGCGCACGGAGCAGCGCGAGAACCAGCAGCAGTGGACGTCCGCCGACATCGACGCGGTGACGATCGGCCACGACCTGACACGCGGCACCGCCGCCTTCCGCCGCACGGCCAAGCCCGAGGCACCCCCGCCGGCGCGCCCCGAACCCGCCTGGGAGGCGCCGCCGCCCGCGCACACGCCGGACGCCGGGCACGCCCGACAGCGTCCGCGACCGGTCGCCGTGACGTGACGCCGGCCGGTCGTCCGGTGCCGTGCGGGCGCCGCGGCCGACCCGCGGCACGCCGGACGATCCACCCGGGAACGCCCCGCACGAACCGGTGGATTTGTCGATAAGAACGGTCCACCCGCCGTGTCGGCGATAACGATTGCGGATCGGATCGTTCGTCGGACGATCCGACCGTCCGACGGGGTCCGCGTGATCCATAGGATGCCGGGCGTGCCCCTTGGGGCTGCCGATTCTGCTGGTGGGACCGTCCCCCACGTCCAACGGGTCCTGCTCGAAGGGGAATTCTGTGCTTGCTGCGTTCTCTGGGTTCACCCGGTCCGTCACAGCGGCCCGCCTCGGCACCGGGACGCTGGTGTCCGGTCTGGTGGCGGCGAGCATGCTGACGGGTGCCGGTACGGCCGTGGCCGACGGCGCGCCGCAGGCCCCGGGTGGGGCGACGGCCACGATCAACGGTCTGAAGACCTACGGCGAGGCCGTGATCCACGAGGACGACGGGGACCTGAGAGTGTCCGCGGGCCTGTTCGAGATGTCCGTGGACGGCGGCGGCACCCTGCAGACGTACTGCGTCGACATCCACAACCCCACCCAGCGCGACGCCCGTTACCAGGAGACGTCCTGGAGCGGTACCTCGCTGGGCACCAACAAGGACGCCGGCCGGATCCGGTGGATCCTGCAGCACTCCTATCCCCAGGTCAACGACCTCGCCGCGCTGGCCCGGCGGGCGGGCGTGCACGGCCTCACCGAGCAGGACGCGGCGGCGGGCACCCAGGTGGCCATCTGGCGCTACTCCGACGGGGCGGACGTCGACGCCGTCGACCCGCAGGCCGAGGAGCTCGCCGACTACCTGGAGGAGAGCGCCCGCGGTGGCGCGGAGCCGCAGGCCTCGCTGACCCTGGACCCGCCCGCGGTCTCCGGCCGGCCCGGCGGGCCGCTCGGCCCGGTGACCGTCCACACCAACGCCCGCAGCGTGACGGTCACCCCGCCAGCGGACGCGGCCACCAGCGGGGTGCGGATCGTCGACCGGACCGGCAAGGTGATCACGTCGGCGAAGGACGGCAGCCGGCTGTACGTCGACATCCCCGAGGACGCCGCGGACGGGACGGCCCAGCTGACCGTGCAGGCCTCCACCACCGTGCCGGTGGGCCGCGCCTTCGCCTCCGAGAGTCGCAGCCAGACCCAGGTCCTGGCGGGTTCCAGCGAGTCCACGGTCTCCGCGACCGCGGGCGCCACCTGGGCGGCCGAGGGAGCCGTACCGGCCGTGTCGGCCCGGAAGGACTGTGCCGGGGGCGGTGTCGACATCACCGCGGCCAACACCGGTGACCGGCCCTTCACCTTCGGGCTGATGGGCGCCGAGCACACCGTCCCGGCCGCAGCCTCCCGCACGGTCACCGTCCCGCTCCAGGAGGACCAGGCCTACGACTTCACGGTCACCGGCCCGAACGGTTTCGGCCAGCGCGTCACCGGCGTCCTGGACTGCCGGACCCAGGGCGCGGTGACCACGGAGACCACCCAGGCCCTCGGCGGTCCCAGCCCCGCCGTGGTGGGCGGTACCGCCGTCCCCGAGGGCACCGACCTCGCCGCCACGGGCGGCTCCGCGCTCACCCCGCTGATCGCGGGCGTGGCGATAGGCCTGGTCGTGATCGGAGGCGCGGTGCTCGTGGTGCTCCGCAAGCGGGAGGCGCGACCCGGCGCGTGACGGGGCGGCCGGCGGGTCGCCCCGGGGCCGCCCCGGCCGGTCGCCCGCCGTACGGGTGCGGGCGGCACGGCGGGCGATGCCGTCCGGCCGTCCGGCGAGCGTGGTGCGCCGGGGCTGGAGGACGGCCGGGGACGGTCAGGCGCCGGGATGTTCCACCGTCCGGTAGCGGGAGGCGAGCGAAGGCCCGGAGCCGTCGCGCAGACCGAGTTCCGCCGCGGCGAGGCGGTCCACCGCGGAGGCGTCCCGCAGACCGGGCACGCACACGACCTCCCCGGCCGACAGCGCCGCGAGGGAGGCGGTGACGACGTCGGCCGCGGGCATCCCGCCGTCGTCGTGGGTGCGCGGCGCGCCCGGCACCGGCGTCTCGCCCCGGCCGAGGTGGAACTCGGTGGCGGTCAGGCCGGGGCAGACGACCTGCACCCGCACCGGCGTGCCGGCCAGTTCGGCGGCGAGGGTCCTGGTGAACGTCACCACGTACCCCTTGGTGCCGCCGTAGACGGCCCGGTGGGGGAGCGGCCCGGGCGGGAGGCCGCCGGCGAACGCCAGCAGCGAGGCCACGTTGATCACCGCGCCCCGTCCGCGGGCCAGCATGCCGGGCAGGGCGGCGCGGCTCAGCGCGGTGGGCGCCACGACGTTCACCTCGACCACCTTGGCCAGCAGCTCGGGTTCGGCCTCGGTGAAGGGCCCGTATCCGTTGATCCCGGCGTTGTTCACCAGCAGTGACACGTCCTGGGCGGCGACCCGCCGCGCGACCCGGGCGAGGTCGTCCGGCCGGGACAGGTCGGCCACCAGCGTCTCCACCTCCACCGTGTCCCGCGTCCGCCCGCGCACCTCGTCCCGCAGCGCGGTCAGGCGCTCGTCGCGGCGGGCGACGAGCACCAGGTCCCAGCCGCGCACGGCGAGCTGCCCGGCGTACTCGGCGCCGATCCCCGACGACGCCCCGGTCACCACGGCGGTTCCGGGCCCGCTGTCCCAGGTCATGATCTGCGTCCCTCCGCTCGACGACCCCGTCGCGGCGCAGGCCGTGTCCGAGAACCGGTTCCACCATGCTCGCCGCGTGCCGGGGTTCCTTCCACCGGACGAGCCCGGTGTACCCACCCGGAGGGGGGTCATGGCCGGCGGCGCGTCCCGGTGGGGACCGGCTCACCGGGACCGCCCCGCCCGCAGCACCGGGTGGGGCGGCCGCGGGGCGGCCGGGGCGGGACGGTCAGCAGCCGATGGGGGAGGAGCCGACGGCCACGTCGTCGAACCACAGGGTGTCGTCGCCGGTGCCGTAGCTCTCCCAGCCCAGCCGCAGGGCGGTCGGCCTGGGCGGGGTGGTCCGGGACAGCCACTGCTGGTCGACGTCCTGCGTCGGCACGCCGTCGGCGTGCAGTCCCGGCACCTGCGCGTCGTTGAGCCAGGTGTCGAGCTTGGGCGCGGAGGTGTCGACCGCGAACCGCAGGCACTGCCAGCTCCCCGTCGGCAGCGGCCTGCTCAGCGCCACCCCGGCCGGGCTCTGCGCGGGGAGCGTGGCGTCGTCGCTCTCCCGGTTCCACTGCAGGGCACCGTTCTGGCCGCCGACCCGAAGCGACCGGCCGGCCTGGGAGGTGTCCGGCATCGACACGAAGGTGACGTGCGAGGCCGGGAGCGCGGTGGTGTGCCGCATCCACATGCGGACGTACAGCACCGGGCCGACGGAGGACAGGTCGGCGGAGGCGGCGACGAAGGCGTGGTTGCAGTAGCCGGCCCGCCCGTCGATCCGCAGCGATTTCGCGCCGCTGTGCGCGACGGCCGTGTCGACGGCGGCCGTGCCCGTGCCCTGGCAGTCGGGCGCGGTGAACCGCCAGTTGCCGGACGGTGCCGGACCGCTCTGGTCCTCGAAGTCCGTGCAGACGGCGGCGTTGCCGCAGCTCGCGGGGGGCTGCGTCGGGGGAGGGGTGCCCGGCGTCGTGGGAGGTGTGGTCGGCGGTGTGGTGCCGTCGCCGCCGCAGGACACGCCGTTGAGGCTGAAGTCGGTGGGTGCGGGGTCGGCCGACTGCCAGGTGCCCTGCAGGCCGAAGTCGGCGCTGCCGCCGTCGGCGAGCGATCCGTTCCAGTCCGTACTGGCGGCGGTCACGGCGCGGCCGGTCTGGGTGACGGTCGCGTTCCAGGCGGAGGTGACGTGCTGGTCGCCGCCGTACGTCCAGGTCAGCCGCCAGCCGCTGAGCGCGGCACCGAGGTTGGTGACGCGCACCTGGGCGGTGTAGCCGCCGCTCCACTCGTTGACGGTGTAGTCGACCCGGCAGCCGGACGCCGCGCCGGCGCCGCTGGCGGGCACCGCGACGAGGAGCGACACGGCCAGTGCGACGACGGCCGCGGCCACCGTCCAGGGTCTGCGCAGTGATCGCGGGACGAGAGTGGGCATGTGCGCCTCCTACTGGCAGGCCGTGGATGGGACGGGGGCGGACGCGGCCCGGCCGGAGGGCGGGCCGCGTCCGGGACGTGACCGGTGACCGGTGACCGGTCAGGTCGGGTCAGCGGAAGTTCACGTCACTGCACAGGAAGTAGGTCTGGTCCATGTGCGACGCCTGCCAGATCGTGTAGACGACGTGGCGACCGCTGTAACCGGACGTGGTCACGGGGATCGAGTAGGTCTGGCTGGGCGCGTACCTGCCGGTCCGGGTGACCAGTTGCAGGTCGTTCCAGGTCAACGGCTGGGCGGTGGGGTCGAAACCCTGCCGGGTGACGTAGACCAGGAAGTAGTCCGCGCCGTGGCTGGCCTGGTCGTTCAGCTTGACCGTGAAGTTGGCGCCGATGTCCGTGGTCTTCCACGGCCCCACGGTGTCCAGCGAGTTGTAACGTCCGCCCTCGGTCCGGCCGCCGCTGCACAGCTGGCCGTTCGGGACGACGGCCTGGAAGTTGCCGGCGGAGCCGTTGCGGTACAGGCCGTTCCAGTTCCACATGGCGTTGGGGTTGTCCTGCCATGCCTGCCAGCACATGGGGTCCTGCTGGGCCATCGCCGGATTCTGGAAGTCGCCGCCCCAGCGCAGCCAGCAGCCGTAGTTGCGCGAGGCCGGGTCCACGACCGAGCCGTGGGCGGAGGCCGTCCCACTCCAGGTGATCAGGCCGGCCAGCACCGCGGCGAGAGTGCCCAGGACGAGTGTCAGGCGGCTCCGCATGCGATATACATGCTCATGACAATGCATGATCTGTCTCTCTCCGTGGGGGAAGGGCGGGGTTGTCCATGGGGGTGCCGAAGGCGTGGGAGCGCTCCCGCAGACCCAGGCTGCTGGCCCCTCAACGGAGAGGCAACGCCTGATTGCGCCAAAGAGTGGACGGTGTCCGTGACCGCCCCGGCACCCACCCGCACCCAGCCGCACCCACCCGCCCCCGCCCGTCGGAAGGCCGTCACGCGCCCTCCCGACGGCCGCCGGCGGGCTCCGGTGGCCCCGGTCAGGGAGGTGTCAGCCCCCCGTCAGGGAACCCTGTCACCGTGGTGCACGTGAACGGCACGGGACACCGGAGGCCGGACACGGGGAGAGGTGCCCGGAGTGGTTGATCGGGGACCGACGAGCACGTCTCGAGGTCGGGCCGCCCCGGCGGCCCACGCAGGTTCGAATCCTGCCCTCTCCGCTCCACGCCCGCCTGCGCGCGGTCGGGCGGCCTGCCGTGACCGTCCGGTTCGCCGTCCCATCGGGTCGCCGCGCCGCGCCGCGCCACTGCCGGAGCCGGGCCCACCGCGGCCCCGACCGCGCCTTCGGTCGGCGCCCCGGCGGACGGCCGCTCCCGGCCGTTCGAGTGGCCGGTGAACCCGCCGGACCTGGACCGGTGCGCCGACGCGCCGGCGAAACCCCAGCTCACAGCCCCCCGTTCCGGCGAGTTACCACCCAAGGCTGGCCGTCAGGCAAGATGGGGTGTATCTGCCCACTGCCAGATTTCAAACTGCCGGACGGTTTCTCTTGGCTGAGTTCATTTACACCATGCGCAAGGCGCGCAAAGCGCACGGCGACAAGGTGATCCTCGACGACGTCACTCTGAGCTTCCTGCCGGGGGCGAAGATCGGCGTGGTCGGCCCGAACGGCGCCGGCAAGTCGACCGTGCTGAAGATCATGGCGGGGCTGGAGCAGCCCTCGAACGGCGATGCGTTCCTCTCGCCCGGCTACAGCGTCGGCATCCTGC
This is a stretch of genomic DNA from Streptomyces sp. TG1A-8. It encodes these proteins:
- a CDS encoding dynamin family protein, translated to MVTLDVRPQLLDTLSALRDRVAAARFPLPLAGAPRARANRDELLAQLDDYLVPRLRAPEAPLLAVVGGSTGAGKSTLVNSLVGRRVSEAGVLRPTTRTPVLVCHPEDHHWFSGVRVLPDLTRVWVPHQEQGDDFLAPGEDPGRMLRLETADSLPPGLALLDAPDVDSLIADNRVLAAELICAADIWIMVTTAARYADAVPWHLLRTAKEYDATLVTVLDRVPHTVLSEVSRQYGALLTKAGLGDVPRFTVPELPESAWGGGLLPATAVAALRTWLVQHAQDPAARQRVMARTAHGVLDSLKSRMPELAGAAAAQYAAALRLTSAVESAYDGEHARARARLRSGAVLAGDALKRWRAFPLDCTAGELLDALVESLAALLLCAVTAADERVDESWRREPAADAPGLARDPSVEGAEHRIGLAVRRWRRELEEYAEDEVRELERAVAPDAEAVAALVATALLGGRRGRAAGEGLAGRIGAHGALRLRDRAERLLTERVDRVMHRERERRLAPLDALDVHPEPQAELIAALSVLQKER
- a CDS encoding YfjP family GTPase — translated: MEKDPAPQRGPRTGAGPGGDGAARAGAGPRAASTTEAEDRADGTDAGRRHARGKEPEGDGGARTRPEDGKAPANGPGPGPAHGPGPGAEPDPDAAGAWDDGLIARRVTEANAAALAAERAAAPQRPARGKGSRNPAPLAYDGPLRSRLDALRELVGLSRPRLDGATLAEASRVLDEAAARRKLSGRHTVVAIAGATGSGKSQLFNALAGVPISETGVRRPTTSAPIACSWSDGAAGLIDRLGIPGRLRRRPLQSPEAEEQLRGLVLVDLPDHDSAAVQHREQVDRVLKLVDAVIWVVDPEKYADAVLHERYLRPMAGHAEVMFVVLNQVDRLPGEAADQVLDDLRRLLDEDGVALGEFGEPGAIVLSLSALTGQGVDDLRESLSEFVAERGAAARRVAADVDAAAARLRPVYATGRRVGLSEEAREEFAARLADAVGATAAGEAAERAWLRNANRACGTPWLRLLRWYQKRGGSPTGRVPVRTQVDEEATARQRVEQAVRTVSDRASAGLPAPWAQAVREAAVRGSQGLSEALDELASRTGLPPGRPPRPGWWPAAVLVQASMTLLQIVGGLWLVGQIAGVMAPNLGVPVLLMLCGIVGGPLVEWGCRMAARGPARRYGQEAERRLREAAASCGRARVLDPVASELLRYREVRERYGRVARSGIGVG
- a CDS encoding single-stranded DNA-binding protein, producing the protein MNETVVCVVGNVATSPVYREPASGPSARFRLAVTARYWDREKGAWTDGHTNFFTVWANRQLALNVAASVEVGQPVVVQGRLKVRTEQRENQQQWTSADIDAVTIGHDLTRGTAAFRRTAKPEAPPPARPEPAWEAPPPAHTPDAGHARQRPRPVAVT
- a CDS encoding Cys-Gln thioester bond-forming surface protein; translated protein: MLTGAGTAVADGAPQAPGGATATINGLKTYGEAVIHEDDGDLRVSAGLFEMSVDGGGTLQTYCVDIHNPTQRDARYQETSWSGTSLGTNKDAGRIRWILQHSYPQVNDLAALARRAGVHGLTEQDAAAGTQVAIWRYSDGADVDAVDPQAEELADYLEESARGGAEPQASLTLDPPAVSGRPGGPLGPVTVHTNARSVTVTPPADAATSGVRIVDRTGKVITSAKDGSRLYVDIPEDAADGTAQLTVQASTTVPVGRAFASESRSQTQVLAGSSESTVSATAGATWAAEGAVPAVSARKDCAGGGVDITAANTGDRPFTFGLMGAEHTVPAAASRTVTVPLQEDQAYDFTVTGPNGFGQRVTGVLDCRTQGAVTTETTQALGGPSPAVVGGTAVPEGTDLAATGGSALTPLIAGVAIGLVVIGGAVLVVLRKREARPGA
- a CDS encoding SDR family oxidoreductase — translated: MTWDSGPGTAVVTGASSGIGAEYAGQLAVRGWDLVLVARRDERLTALRDEVRGRTRDTVEVETLVADLSRPDDLARVARRVAAQDVSLLVNNAGINGYGPFTEAEPELLAKVVEVNVVAPTALSRAALPGMLARGRGAVINVASLLAFAGGLPPGPLPHRAVYGGTKGYVVTFTRTLAAELAGTPVRVQVVCPGLTATEFHLGRGETPVPGAPRTHDDGGMPAADVVTASLAALSAGEVVCVPGLRDASAVDRLAAAELGLRDGSGPSLASRYRTVEHPGA
- a CDS encoding cellulose-binding domain-containing protein — its product is MPTLVPRSLRRPWTVAAAVVALAVSLLVAVPASGAGAASGCRVDYTVNEWSGGYTAQVRVTNLGAALSGWRLTWTYGGDQHVTSAWNATVTQTGRAVTAASTDWNGSLADGGSADFGLQGTWQSADPAPTDFSLNGVSCGGDGTTPPTTPPTTPGTPPPTQPPASCGNAAVCTDFEDQSGPAPSGNWRFTAPDCQGTGTAAVDTAVAHSGAKSLRIDGRAGYCNHAFVAASADLSSVGPVLYVRMWMRHTTALPASHVTFVSMPDTSQAGRSLRVGGQNGALQWNRESDDATLPAQSPAGVALSRPLPTGSWQCLRFAVDTSAPKLDTWLNDAQVPGLHADGVPTQDVDQQWLSRTTPPRPTALRLGWESYGTGDDTLWFDDVAVGSSPIGC
- a CDS encoding lytic polysaccharide monooxygenase, translating into MHCHEHVYRMRSRLTLVLGTLAAVLAGLITWSGTASAHGSVVDPASRNYGCWLRWGGDFQNPAMAQQDPMCWQAWQDNPNAMWNWNGLYRNGSAGNFQAVVPNGQLCSGGRTEGGRYNSLDTVGPWKTTDIGANFTVKLNDQASHGADYFLVYVTRQGFDPTAQPLTWNDLQLVTRTGRYAPSQTYSIPVTTSGYSGRHVVYTIWQASHMDQTYFLCSDVNFR